The nucleotide window CACCGAGACCAAGGAACGGGCGTTCGACGCCTATCAGCGGCTCAAGCCGCGGCAGCCGACGGAGGATCTGCCGGTGCGGATCGTCGATATCGACGAGGCTTCGCTGGCGGCGTTCGGGCAATGGCCGTGGCCACGCACGCGGCTGGCGGCGCTCACCAAGCGGCTCGGCGAGCTCGGCGCCGGCGTGGTTGCTTACGACATCATCTTTTCCGAGCCGGACCGGACCACCCCGGACCGGCTGATCGAGGATCTCGCGGCCTCGGAGCTGCCCGACCGCGACCGCGCGGTGGCGCTGCTGAAGAGCCTGCCCGATCACGATGCGAGCTTCGCCGCGGCGATGCGGCAGACCCCGACGGTGCTCGGCTTCGCCGCGACCCGGCGCGACAACGATACGCGTCCGTCGGTGAAGACCGGGCTGGCGTTCGTCGGCGTCACCCCGGCCAACGTGCTGCCGCCGTTTCGCGGCGCGGTTTCCAACCTGCCGCTGCTCGACGAGGCCGCTGCCGGCGTCGGCGCGATCAACCTGTCGGCGCGTGATCGCGGCGGCGTGGTGCGACGGCTGCCGATGCTGATGTCGGACGGGGCGCGGGTCTATCCGAGCCTCGCGGCCGAAGCGCTGCGGGTGGCGCAGGGACAGAAGGGCGTCATCGTCCGCGGCACCGGCGCCTCCGGCGACGACGCCACCGGACACGATGCGCTGGTCGACATGCGGGTCGGCCAGTTCAAGCTGCCGCTGACCGACGACGGCGAGGCATGGCTGTATGTCGATCGCGATCACCCGGACCGCTACGTCTCCGCCAAGGACGTGCTCGATCCGGCGCAGACCGAGCGGATGCGGGACCGGCTCGAAGGCACCATCGTGCTGGTCGGCACCACCGCGTCCGGGCTGAGCGACGCCCGTGCCACGCCGATCGGGCAGGTGATGCCCGGCGTGGCGATCCAGGCGCAGATGATCGAGCAGATCGTCGCGCAGGATTTTCTGGAGCGGCCGGACTGGGCGAGCGGGTTCGAGATCGTGATGACGCTGCTGCTCGGTTCGCTGGTGGCGGCGCTGGTGCTGCTCGCCGGTGCGCGGTTCTCGCTGATCGCCTGCGCGGTGGTGTTCGTCGGTGCGATCGGCGGCTCGTGGATCGCGTTCTCGCAGTTCCGGTTGCTGATCGATCCGGTGTATCCGTCGCTGGCGACGCTTCTGACCTATATCGCGGTCGAGCGCGTGCTGCACACCGCCTCCGATCGCGAGAAGAGGTTCGTGCGCCAGGCGTTCGGCCAGTATCTCGCCCCCGATCTGCTCGCCCGGCTCGAACGGATGCCGGACGGCCTGCGGCTCGGCGGCGAGCAGCGCGAACTCAGCGTGATGTTCATGGACGTGCGCGGCTTCACGCCGATTTCGGAAACGCTGAGCGCCACCGAACTGGTCGATTTCGTCAACACGCTGCTGTCGCCGCTGTCGGATGCGATCCAGGACGAGCTCGGCACCATCGACAAGTACATCGGCGACTCGATCATGGCGTTCTGGAACGCGCCGGTCAACGTGCCCGATCACGCCGCGCGGGCCTGCCGCGCCGCGCTGAAGATGCGCGCCGTGGTCGAACGGCTCAACGACGCCGACGCGTTCGGCTTCGCCGCGCGCGGCGTCGCCGATCCGGTGGTGCGGATCGGCGTCGGACTCAACACCGGCGTCGCCTGCGTCGGCAACATGGGCTCTGCGAGGCGGTTCAACTACTCGGCGATGGGCGACGTGGTGAACGTCGCGGCCCGGATCGAGAGCGCCTCGAAGGAGTTCGGCACGGATCTGTTGGTTTCGGAGGAGGTCGCCCGCGCCGCGCCGGCGCTGGCGTTGCTGGAGGCCGGCGAGATCAGGCTGAAGGGCAAGTCGCGGCCGACCCGGCTGTATGCGCTGGTCGGCGACGAAGCGTTTGCTGCGTCCGAGCGGTTCGCCGAGCTGCAACGGCTGCACCGCGGCCTCTTCGAAGCGCTCGCCGCCGGCGACCAGGACCGGGCTGCGGCGATGCTGGCGGCCTGCCGCGCGGCGGCGCCGCAGGCGGTCGCCGGCCTATACGACAGCTTCGCGCGGCGCGCCGAAATGCGCGCGGCCGGTGCTTATTCCGCCGCGTAGGGGCTGAACGAGAGCTGCTGGCGGATCAGATCGGCGCTGGGCAGTGTGAAGCGGAACAGCGTGCCGCCGCCCGGCGCCGGCTCGGCCTTGATCGAGCCGCCATGGGCCTGAATGATGGTCTGTGAGATCGACAGGCCGACGCCCATGCCATCGGCCTTGGTGGTCGCGAATGGCTGGAAGATCCGCTCCGCGATCAGCGAGTCGAGACCCGGGCCGGTGTCGGCGACCACCACCTCGACCATATCGTCCTCGACCAGCCGGCTGCCGATCGTCAGCCGGCGGTCGCGCTGCTCGCGCATCGCCTCGAACGCGTTGCGGATCAGGTTGAGAAACACCTGCTGCACCTGAACTTTGTCGACCAGCACCCGGTCGAACGCCGGATCGAGTGTCAGCGCGACATCGACCGGGTGGTCGCGGGTCAGCACCGAGGCCAGCGCGAGGGCGTCTTCGGCGATCACCCGCAGGCTCTCGACGGTCTTGTCGGTCTCGCCGCGGCCGACGAACTCGCGCAGCCGCTGAATCACCGCGCCGGCGCGCAGCGTCTGCTGCGCGGCTTTGTCGAGCGCGGTGCTGATCTTGCCCTTGTCGGGATGGCTGCTGGCCTCGATCAGGCGGCGCGAGCCCTGCACGTAGTTGGTGACGGCCGCGAGCGGCTGGTTGAGTTCGTGCGCCAGCGCGCTCGACATCTCGCCCATGGTGCTGAGCCGGGCGACCCGCAGCAGCTCCGCCTGCAGCGCCTGCAGCCGCTGGTCGGCCTCCTGCTGCCGCGCCACCGCGCGCTGATGTTCGAGCAGGAACGCAGCGATCGCGGCGCTGCCGACGGCGAGGATCAACAGACAGGCGGTGATCAGCGCCGCCGCGAGGCTTTCGCGGTCGTGTCGCGACAGCCGCTGAATCAGCAGCGCCTGCTCGGTACGCGTCAGCACCGACAGGCTGGTTTCGATCCGATCGGTCAGCCGGTCGACGCGAGCCTGCTCCAGGATGTCGAGCGCCTCGCGCATCCGGTCGGGGCCCAGTTCGACGACGCGCCCGAGCTGGGCCATGCGCATGTCGGTGAGCAGTCGCAGTTCATCGATGTGCGCGATCTGCTCGGGATTGTCGGCGAGCACTGCGCGCAGGCCGTCGAGACGCGAGGCGAGCGCATCACGGGCGCGGGCGTAGCTGTCGCGATAGGTCTCGACGCCGGTGAGCAGAAAGCCGCGCTCGCTGGTTTCGGCTTCGAGCACCGCCTGCTGGATCGCGGAGATCGACAGCAGGGCCTTGTTGGTTTGCTGCACCCACGCGAAGCTGTCGCGCAGTCGCACCAGATTGAGCACCAGCGCGCCGGCGATGACGATGAACAGCAACAACGTCGCGCCCAGCAGCCACGGCGCCAGAACTGCTCTTGATAACGATTTTTGAGTCATCGGCACTCACGCAATCACGACCGGGATACCCTAGAGCAAATCCGTTGCGGATTGAATCGCATCGAACATCCAGATTGGGTCTAGAGGGCGGTATTATGCGCGATTTCGTGACCTATGGCCGATGTATTAGACGAAAGGTGAGTTTAGCCGGTCGGCCGGATCGATCAGCGGAGCGTCGATCTGCGACGCTCTGGGTTACTTCAGCGGCTGCTGCCTGCGGACGCTAACGGTTCTCATCTGGTCTGCGGCGCGGCGGCTCGCCGGACGAGCGCGGACGGCGACCGATCACAGCTCGCTCAAGATCTCGGCGATGTTGTCCCAAGTCTCGTCGTGAAGCTGGCGGGTCCGCTCGAAATTCGCCTTGATCGACTTCAACGCTTTGTCGCTGGTGGTGGAAAAGGTGCCGAGCCTGACCTGCTCGGAGGCGATCCGTCCGACGGTGACGTCGAGGTCGCGCTTGGCCTGGTCGATCGCCGCCCGCGATTCCTGACGCAGCCGCTCCAGAGCGGTGTGGACGGCAGCCTTTCGCTGCTCCGAGCGGTGGTCGGCTGCGGCATCGTCCGTGCCGCGATGGGCGCCGACGCGCGCGAACAGGAACGACCTGATTTCGTCGTCCGCTTTGGCCCATTCGTCGGATAGCCTAGCCAGGGTGACCTCGGCGATCTGCGGCGGAATCGAATGGCGTGACGACAGCGCATCGAGGCGTTCGGCGAACACCGTTCGGATCGACAGCAGTTCCGCGACCGCACGGTGCGCGTCCTGGCGGCCATCGCCGTCGAGATGTGCCGCCCAGCGACCGAGCGAGGAGGCGAGCAGATCGATTTCGTCGCGCTTGCGCCGGATCCAGACCACTTCGTCGCGTTCGCCGGCGTTCACAGACATCTTCAGACCTTCGACCTTCATCGCGAGGACGGACCGATCGCGCGCCTGCAGCCGCGATCCCAACGCCGTCCCCGATCACACGCCCCAAATAGAACGATAACGTTTTGTTTTATCGGAGTCGATAGGGTGTTCCCGGACAAAGTACCGATGGTCGTGTGGCCATGGGGCGGGAGCTCGTTATAATGCGTCCAACTCGTGACGACAGGAGGCAACGCGAACCATGTTGAAGCCCGCAGCGCAGAACACCGCTGCGAAGCAGCGCATCGCCAAATCGCGCGGCGGTCGCCCGACCCGGACCGCCGCCCTTCAGCGCGATCTTCGGCTGCTCGATGTCGCCACCCGGCTGTTCATGGAGCGCGGTTTCGACGCGACCACGATCGATGCGGTGGCTGAGGAGGCGCGTGTTTCCAAGTTGACCGTGTACTCGCGCTACACAGACAAGCGCGGCCTGTTCGAGGCGGCGCTGCGGCGCGAGATCGAGCGCTGGATGGCGCCGCTGTCGCGCGGTGTTGAAGAGCGCCGCAACAATCCGGCGAACGGTTCGCTCGAAAGCTGGTTCGTCGGCATCGGCCGTCAGGTTCAGGAGATCGGAACCACGCCGGAAGTGACGGCGATCATGCGGACTCTGTCGTTTCAGGCGGCGAATTTTCCGGAGTTGGCGCGGCTCGCGCACGAAGAAGGGTGGGGGCGCGCGGTGGCGACGCTGGCGCGGCTGTTCGACCATCTCAGCGAGCAGGGGCTGGTTCGCGTGCCCGACAGCATGGTGGCGGCCGAGACCTTCCTCAACATCGTGGTCGGTCCGCTGACCCGGCTGACGATGTTCGGAATCCCGATCGACGAGAAGAACCGCGAACGTCAGCTCCGCCTCGCCGTCAAACTGTTCCTCACCGGCATCCGGCCCAATTGAGGCGGATCGCGCGCGCCGGCCGCGCGAGGCTTGACCCGCGCTGAAGGACGAGCCTCGGCCAATGCATCGAGGTCGCTCACGCCGGCGAAACGCCGTTTTCCACCGCAGGATCGGCTGCCGACGGCCCGGTATCCTTCTCGAAGATCCGCATCAATTCAATGGCTTGGTGGAGGCCATGACGCCCGAGCCGGCATCCCGACGCCCAACGCCGGGGCCGGCATTTGACAAAACGAAACGAACTGGTACCGTATCGTTGTGGCGCCCAAGCGCCTCGTGGCTACATGCGGCCGTGCTCCCGCCGCCGTGTTGTGGCTGCGCGCGACCGATCGCCTGCCGCCCCAAGTGATCGGTCGCGCCTCTTCTGTTTCGCGCCGGCGGGCACCCTGCGGCCACGGGCCGGAGCCGAACCGATGCGAACTGCATTCAGAATGTCCGCCGTCGCCGTTGCGCTGTTGATGGTGCAGCCGTCGTTTGCTGCGCACGACACGGCGCCCAGCGCGCCTTCCACCGGACAGGAATCCGGAGAGGCGCCGTCTGCGGAACCGGATCCGGGGCAGAAGCTCGATCTGGTGCGCTCGGCGCCGGTGTCGCTGGGGCGAGCTCTCGCGATCGCCGAGACATCTCACCCGGGGACCAAGAGCTTGCGGATCGAGACCGACCTCGCGGCGCAGGGGCTGATCTATCGCGTCCGTACCGGCCGCGACGGGCAGGTGTGGGAGAGCGTCGTCTCTGCCGAGTCGGGCACGATCGTCAGCGACCGGTCGGTGCCAATTCGGGTGGATGCGGACGACGACGAACGGTTCGAGCTCGTGGCGCTACAGTCGGTCGGGCCGGGAATGTCCGACGCGGTGATGGTCGCCGAACGCTCGACCCGCGGCCGCGCCGTGCTCGGCGAATTGCAGGTGGAGAAGGGACGGCTGAAGTTCGTCGTAGTGGTGCTCGCCGGCGACGATCTGAAGGAGGTCGTGCTCGAGCCGCCGGGAGCGCGGCTGCGCAATCCGCCATCGCCTCGTCCCGGCGCGATGCCGAATCCGGATCGGCGGATCGCGCCGGGGAGCAAGCAACGGTCATGACCGGCGCGTCGATCTCGGCTCTGGCGGCACTTGCCGGCTCCGCGATCGGCGGGCTGGCGACGCTGACCACCGCATGGCTGACGCAGAGCCATCAGGAGCAGACCGCCCGCATCGCCCAGGAGAACACCCGCCGCGAGCGGATCTTCGGCGAGTTCATCGATCAGGCGTCGAAGCTCTATGTCGATGCGCTGATGAACTCGCTCGACGACCCGAACAAGATGATTGGCATCTACGCGGTGATCGGCAAGCTGCGGCTGTTCGCGGCACCGGAGACGATCCTGGAAGCCGAACGGATGATGGAAGCGATCATCGCGGCGTACTATCGCCCGTCGATCAATCTGCACGATAAACCGGTGCTCGCGCAGGAAGAATACGATCTGCTGCGGCCGTTCGCGGAAGCCGCCCGACGAGAGCTGTTTCTTGCGTCGTCGGCGCAGCGCCACCCCGGCCGGGTTGGGCGCGCCCTTCACTGATCCAGAGCGCCCCGGCGATCGGGGCGGCGAGACCGATCGGCC belongs to Rhodopseudomonas palustris and includes:
- a CDS encoding CHASE2 domain-containing protein; the encoded protein is MRLLSRAVHPLLGRAARGWVRLRRPLRGKYVRAVLAALATLIALTALRTYEPRIVTETKERAFDAYQRLKPRQPTEDLPVRIVDIDEASLAAFGQWPWPRTRLAALTKRLGELGAGVVAYDIIFSEPDRTTPDRLIEDLAASELPDRDRAVALLKSLPDHDASFAAAMRQTPTVLGFAATRRDNDTRPSVKTGLAFVGVTPANVLPPFRGAVSNLPLLDEAAAGVGAINLSARDRGGVVRRLPMLMSDGARVYPSLAAEALRVAQGQKGVIVRGTGASGDDATGHDALVDMRVGQFKLPLTDDGEAWLYVDRDHPDRYVSAKDVLDPAQTERMRDRLEGTIVLVGTTASGLSDARATPIGQVMPGVAIQAQMIEQIVAQDFLERPDWASGFEIVMTLLLGSLVAALVLLAGARFSLIACAVVFVGAIGGSWIAFSQFRLLIDPVYPSLATLLTYIAVERVLHTASDREKRFVRQAFGQYLAPDLLARLERMPDGLRLGGEQRELSVMFMDVRGFTPISETLSATELVDFVNTLLSPLSDAIQDELGTIDKYIGDSIMAFWNAPVNVPDHAARACRAALKMRAVVERLNDADAFGFAARGVADPVVRIGVGLNTGVACVGNMGSARRFNYSAMGDVVNVAARIESASKEFGTDLLVSEEVARAAPALALLEAGEIRLKGKSRPTRLYALVGDEAFAASERFAELQRLHRGLFEALAAGDQDRAAAMLAACRAAAPQAVAGLYDSFARRAEMRAAGAYSAA
- a CDS encoding sensor histidine kinase, with amino-acid sequence MTQKSLSRAVLAPWLLGATLLLFIVIAGALVLNLVRLRDSFAWVQQTNKALLSISAIQQAVLEAETSERGFLLTGVETYRDSYARARDALASRLDGLRAVLADNPEQIAHIDELRLLTDMRMAQLGRVVELGPDRMREALDILEQARVDRLTDRIETSLSVLTRTEQALLIQRLSRHDRESLAAALITACLLILAVGSAAIAAFLLEHQRAVARQQEADQRLQALQAELLRVARLSTMGEMSSALAHELNQPLAAVTNYVQGSRRLIEASSHPDKGKISTALDKAAQQTLRAGAVIQRLREFVGRGETDKTVESLRVIAEDALALASVLTRDHPVDVALTLDPAFDRVLVDKVQVQQVFLNLIRNAFEAMREQRDRRLTIGSRLVEDDMVEVVVADTGPGLDSLIAERIFQPFATTKADGMGVGLSISQTIIQAHGGSIKAEPAPGGGTLFRFTLPSADLIRQQLSFSPYAAE
- a CDS encoding TetR/AcrR family transcriptional regulator — encoded protein: MLKPAAQNTAAKQRIAKSRGGRPTRTAALQRDLRLLDVATRLFMERGFDATTIDAVAEEARVSKLTVYSRYTDKRGLFEAALRREIERWMAPLSRGVEERRNNPANGSLESWFVGIGRQVQEIGTTPEVTAIMRTLSFQAANFPELARLAHEEGWGRAVATLARLFDHLSEQGLVRVPDSMVAAETFLNIVVGPLTRLTMFGIPIDEKNRERQLRLAVKLFLTGIRPN
- a CDS encoding PepSY domain-containing protein; the protein is MSAVAVALLMVQPSFAAHDTAPSAPSTGQESGEAPSAEPDPGQKLDLVRSAPVSLGRALAIAETSHPGTKSLRIETDLAAQGLIYRVRTGRDGQVWESVVSAESGTIVSDRSVPIRVDADDDERFELVALQSVGPGMSDAVMVAERSTRGRAVLGELQVEKGRLKFVVVVLAGDDLKEVVLEPPGARLRNPPSPRPGAMPNPDRRIAPGSKQRS